From a region of the Nocardioides ginsengisegetis genome:
- a CDS encoding molybdopterin-dependent oxidoreductase, translating to MGILTNGPVPDDFTGTRLGVCNLCEAICGLELSIEGGRVTSIRGNEADPLSRGHICPKGVALADIYDDPDRLRRPVRRIGRGADAEWVEIDWDEALDLVAEGLATAANRHGRDAIGIYLGNPNAHSLGSSTHGLPMIKTLRTRNRFSASSVDQIPHQFVAWQMYGHQLLLPIPDIDRTSYFLVFGANPMASNGSLMTVPDFPKRLRALKKRGGRMVVLDPRRTETAKVASEHHFVRPGSDAVVLLAMLQVLLAEDLISPAAYVDDVEAVRDLVSDFTPEHAEPLSGVPADVIRRITREFAAADGAAAYGRLGVSTHGFGSICQWAIQCLNLLTGNVDREGGLLFPEPAVDAVGRGIIGRGHFDIWRSRVRGIPEYGGELPVSVMREEIETPGDGQIRAVLTVAGNPVLSTPDGKSLARAFDSLDFMAAVDIYLNETTRHADVILPPTTALERDHYDIVFHGLAVRNTARFTPAVFAKPDDARHDWQVFAELARRVQDRLDSKPGLRKRLAQRARFALSPTIQLTALLATGRKVSMRQMRAHPEGVDLGPLRPTLPGRLQTKDKRISLNPTLVTDDLARLRASLASTEVPDPDQLLLIGRRHQQDNNSWMHNTERLTRGKPRHQLLMHPDDLAARDIEPGTHVTVTSRVGSVVVEVAGAEDMMPGVVSLPHGYGHQVDGTRLGHAVKVPGVSINDLTDPERLDVSGNAALNGVPVTVTA from the coding sequence GTGGGCATCCTGACGAACGGACCGGTTCCCGACGACTTCACCGGCACGCGCCTGGGCGTGTGCAACCTCTGCGAGGCGATCTGCGGGCTCGAGCTGAGCATCGAGGGCGGTCGGGTGACCTCGATCCGGGGCAACGAGGCCGACCCGCTGTCCCGCGGCCACATCTGCCCCAAGGGCGTCGCCTTGGCCGACATCTACGACGATCCCGACCGGCTGCGTCGCCCGGTCCGACGGATCGGTCGCGGCGCCGACGCCGAGTGGGTCGAGATCGACTGGGACGAGGCGCTCGACCTGGTGGCCGAGGGGCTGGCGACCGCGGCCAACCGGCACGGCCGCGACGCGATCGGGATCTACCTGGGCAATCCCAACGCCCACTCGCTCGGCTCGTCCACGCACGGACTGCCCATGATCAAGACGCTGCGCACCCGCAACCGGTTCAGCGCCTCTTCGGTCGACCAGATCCCCCACCAGTTCGTGGCCTGGCAGATGTACGGCCACCAGCTGCTGCTGCCGATCCCGGACATCGACCGCACGTCGTACTTCCTGGTGTTCGGGGCCAACCCGATGGCCTCCAACGGCTCCCTGATGACGGTGCCGGACTTCCCCAAGCGGCTGCGCGCGCTCAAGAAGCGCGGTGGTCGGATGGTCGTCCTCGACCCGCGTCGCACCGAGACCGCGAAGGTCGCGAGCGAGCACCACTTCGTGCGGCCGGGCTCGGACGCGGTGGTGCTGCTGGCGATGCTCCAGGTGTTGCTGGCGGAGGACCTGATCTCCCCCGCGGCGTACGTCGACGACGTCGAGGCGGTCCGGGACCTCGTCTCGGACTTCACCCCCGAGCACGCCGAACCGCTCAGCGGGGTCCCGGCCGACGTGATCCGTCGGATCACCCGCGAGTTCGCGGCGGCCGACGGCGCGGCGGCGTACGGCCGGCTGGGAGTCTCCACCCACGGCTTCGGCTCGATCTGCCAGTGGGCCATCCAGTGCCTGAACCTGCTCACCGGCAACGTCGACCGCGAGGGCGGGCTGCTGTTCCCGGAGCCGGCGGTGGACGCGGTCGGGCGCGGCATCATCGGGCGCGGTCACTTCGACATCTGGCGGAGCCGCGTGCGCGGGATCCCGGAGTACGGCGGGGAGCTGCCGGTCTCGGTGATGCGCGAGGAGATCGAGACGCCCGGCGACGGGCAGATCCGGGCGGTCCTGACCGTGGCGGGCAACCCGGTGCTGTCGACCCCGGACGGCAAGTCGCTCGCGCGTGCCTTCGACTCGCTGGACTTCATGGCGGCGGTCGACATCTACCTCAACGAGACGACCCGGCACGCCGACGTGATCCTGCCGCCGACGACCGCGCTCGAGCGTGACCACTACGACATCGTCTTCCACGGCTTGGCCGTGCGGAACACCGCGCGGTTCACCCCTGCCGTGTTCGCCAAGCCCGACGACGCGCGCCACGACTGGCAGGTCTTCGCCGAGCTGGCGCGCCGCGTGCAGGACCGGCTCGACAGCAAGCCCGGGCTGCGCAAGCGGCTGGCGCAGCGTGCGCGCTTCGCACTGTCGCCGACGATCCAGCTCACGGCGCTGCTCGCCACCGGACGCAAGGTCTCGATGCGGCAGATGCGCGCCCACCCCGAGGGCGTCGACCTCGGGCCCCTGCGCCCGACGCTGCCCGGGCGGCTCCAGACGAAGGACAAGCGGATCTCGCTGAACCCGACCCTGGTCACCGACGACCTGGCCCGGCTGCGTGCGTCGCTGGCGTCGACCGAGGTCCCCGACCCCGACCAGCTGCTGCTGATCGGGCGGCGCCACCAGCAGGACAACAACTCCTGGATGCACAACACCGAGCGGCTCACCCGGGGCAAGCCGCGCCACCAGCTCCTCATGCACCCCGACGACCTGGCCGCGCGCGACATCGAGCCCGGCACGCACGTGACGGTCACCTCGCGGGTCGGGTCGGTGGTCGTCGAGGTCGCCGGCGCGGAGGACATGATGCCCGGCGTCGTGTCCCTCCCCCACGGCTACGGCCACCAGGTCGACGGCACCCGTCTCGGCCACGCGGTCAAGGTGCCGGGCGTCTCGATCAACGACCTCACCGACCCCGAGCGACTCGACGTCTCGGGGAACGCCGCGCTCAACGGCGTACCGGTCACCGTCACCGCCTGA
- the rbfA gene encoding 30S ribosome-binding factor RbfA — MSSPRVRKIADRIQVIVAEMLERRIKDPRLGFVTVTDVRVTGDSQQATIFYTVLDATGDDEAALAATAVALESAKGLIRSEVAKQLGMRITPTLTFIADALPETARHLDEVLERARKLDEEAAARRVESYAGESDPYKKPREDEDDLAEDDEA, encoded by the coding sequence ATGAGCAGCCCCCGCGTGCGCAAGATCGCCGACCGCATTCAGGTGATCGTCGCCGAGATGCTGGAACGCCGGATCAAGGACCCGCGCCTCGGCTTCGTCACCGTCACCGACGTACGCGTCACCGGCGACAGCCAGCAGGCCACGATCTTCTACACCGTCCTCGACGCGACCGGTGACGACGAGGCCGCGCTGGCCGCCACGGCCGTCGCGCTCGAGTCGGCCAAGGGGCTGATCCGCTCCGAGGTCGCCAAGCAGCTCGGCATGCGCATCACGCCGACGCTGACCTTCATCGCCGACGCGCTGCCGGAGACGGCCCGCCACCTCGACGAGGTGCTCGAGCGCGCCCGCAAGCTCGACGAGGAGGCCGCGGCCCGCCGCGTCGAGTCCTACGCCGGCGAGAGCGACCCCTACAAGAAGCCGCGCGAGGACGAGGACGACCTCGCCGAGGACGACGAGGCGTGA
- a CDS encoding DeoR/GlpR family DNA-binding transcription regulator — MSMYAEERQQAMAQLVAEHGRLSVNVLAEQYDVTTETVRRDLSALERMGLVRRVHGGAVPADSLAVIESGLGERDQAFTAEKERIARAALELLPPAGSTVLMDAGSTTSRLASMLPRDHRLTIVTHAVPIAARLAGSPQIELHLLPGRVRSTTHAAVGSETVVALGNLRADIVFLGTNGLTVEHGLSTPDHDEAATKRAMVASARRVVVLADASKIGTETPVRFAALDEVDVLVTDDSIHQADHKALTRAGLEVVVA, encoded by the coding sequence ATGAGCATGTATGCCGAAGAGCGGCAGCAGGCGATGGCCCAACTGGTGGCCGAGCACGGGCGTCTCTCGGTCAACGTACTCGCCGAGCAGTACGACGTCACCACCGAAACCGTCCGGCGCGATCTCTCCGCGCTCGAGCGGATGGGCCTGGTCCGGCGGGTGCACGGCGGCGCCGTCCCAGCGGACAGCCTCGCAGTGATCGAATCGGGCCTCGGCGAGCGCGACCAGGCCTTCACCGCGGAGAAGGAGCGGATCGCCCGCGCCGCCCTCGAGCTGCTGCCGCCGGCCGGCTCGACGGTGCTGATGGATGCGGGCTCCACGACCAGCCGGCTGGCCAGCATGCTCCCCCGCGACCACCGGCTCACGATCGTCACCCACGCCGTCCCGATCGCGGCGCGACTCGCGGGCAGCCCCCAGATCGAGCTGCACCTGCTGCCCGGCCGGGTGCGCTCGACCACGCACGCCGCCGTCGGCTCCGAGACGGTGGTGGCCCTGGGCAACCTCCGCGCCGACATCGTCTTCCTCGGCACCAACGGGCTGACCGTCGAGCACGGACTGTCCACCCCCGACCACGACGAGGCGGCCACCAAGCGCGCCATGGTCGCCAGCGCCCGGCGCGTGGTCGTGCTCGCCGACGCGAGCAAGATCGGGACCGAGACCCCGGTGCGGTTCGCCGCGCTCGACGAGGTCGACGTCCTGGTCACCGACGACTCCATCCACCAGGCCGACCACAAGGCCCTGACCAGAGCCGGCCTCGAGGTGGTCGTCGCATGA
- a CDS encoding PTS fructose transporter subunit IIABC produces MSDLITTDLVRLDVDLGSDKESAIRALADVVGGAGRATDVAQLVEDALAREATSPTGLPGGIAIPHCRTTGVDEPTLAFVRLAPPVDFGAKDGPADLAFLISAPAGGDSTHLQLLTKLARALVKPAFTDSLRAAESPDEVVDLVNHELGTSPAPASTAKHAAGAPPAAATAVPTSAGASAPKSLVAVTACPTGIAHTYMAAEALEAAAARAGITIAVETQGSAGSHPLSPDTIAQAAAVIFAVDVGVRDRGRFAGKPVVSSGVKRPIDEADKMIAEALRYADDPNAPRVEGSVTAGEGGGAGAQESWGGRVRRVLMTGVSYMIPFVAAGGLLIALSFLLGGYEIVGPYGDIAVNNTLFDPPSASGLGLDHALFGSGFLAYIGAIFFIIGKTAFAFFIPALAGYIAYAIADRPGIAPGFVMGGLASNLFGVVDPNGTALPATGFLGAIIGGVLAGLIAHWLAQRTVPSWARGLMPVMVIPLVTSIVAGLLMIVVLGKPIGWLMNQLNDGLTSMSGSSAVLLGIILGLMMAFDMGGPLNKVAYSFAAAGVGAAATASASDPRLKIMAAVMLAGMVPPIALALATVVRPHLFNIPERENGKAGWLLGASFITEGAIPFAAADPLRVIPAIMLGSAVTGGLSEALDVSVRAPHGGIFVIFAVSNVFGYLISLAAGVLVGSAAVIALKSLGPSDEDVVTV; encoded by the coding sequence ATGTCCGACCTGATCACGACCGATCTGGTTCGCCTCGACGTGGACCTCGGCTCCGACAAGGAGTCGGCGATCCGCGCACTTGCTGACGTGGTCGGCGGCGCCGGGCGCGCCACCGACGTGGCCCAGCTGGTGGAGGACGCCCTCGCTCGCGAGGCCACGTCGCCCACCGGCCTGCCCGGCGGCATTGCGATCCCCCACTGCCGCACCACCGGCGTCGACGAGCCCACGCTCGCCTTCGTCCGGCTCGCCCCGCCGGTCGACTTCGGCGCCAAGGACGGTCCGGCCGACCTGGCCTTCCTGATCTCGGCTCCTGCCGGTGGTGACAGCACCCACCTTCAGCTGCTGACCAAGCTCGCCCGGGCGCTCGTGAAGCCCGCCTTCACCGACTCGTTGCGCGCGGCCGAGTCCCCCGACGAGGTCGTGGACCTCGTCAACCACGAGCTCGGCACCAGCCCGGCGCCGGCCAGCACCGCCAAGCACGCTGCGGGTGCGCCTCCCGCGGCGGCAACTGCGGTGCCGACGTCCGCCGGTGCATCGGCTCCCAAGAGCCTCGTCGCCGTGACCGCCTGCCCCACCGGCATCGCGCACACCTACATGGCGGCCGAGGCCCTCGAGGCCGCCGCCGCGCGCGCAGGCATCACCATCGCCGTCGAGACGCAGGGCTCGGCGGGCTCGCACCCGCTCTCCCCCGACACCATCGCCCAGGCGGCCGCCGTGATCTTCGCGGTCGACGTGGGCGTCCGGGACCGGGGCCGCTTCGCGGGCAAGCCGGTCGTCTCCTCGGGCGTGAAGCGCCCGATCGACGAGGCGGACAAGATGATCGCCGAGGCGCTTCGCTACGCCGACGACCCCAACGCCCCGCGCGTCGAGGGCTCGGTCACCGCCGGTGAAGGCGGGGGCGCGGGTGCCCAGGAGAGCTGGGGCGGGCGCGTGCGCCGGGTCCTGATGACCGGTGTGTCCTACATGATCCCGTTCGTCGCGGCCGGTGGTCTGCTGATCGCACTGAGCTTCCTGCTCGGCGGCTACGAGATCGTCGGGCCCTACGGCGACATCGCGGTCAACAACACCCTCTTCGACCCGCCGAGCGCGAGCGGGCTCGGGCTGGACCACGCCCTGTTCGGGTCCGGCTTCCTGGCCTACATCGGCGCGATCTTCTTCATCATCGGCAAGACCGCGTTCGCGTTCTTCATCCCGGCCCTCGCCGGCTACATCGCCTACGCCATCGCCGACCGGCCCGGCATCGCTCCCGGCTTCGTCATGGGTGGCCTCGCCTCGAACCTGTTCGGCGTCGTCGACCCCAACGGCACGGCCCTCCCGGCGACCGGCTTCCTCGGCGCGATCATCGGTGGTGTCCTCGCCGGCCTGATCGCCCACTGGCTCGCGCAGCGCACGGTGCCCTCCTGGGCCCGTGGCCTGATGCCGGTCATGGTGATCCCGCTCGTCACGTCGATCGTGGCCGGGTTGCTGATGATCGTCGTCCTCGGCAAGCCGATCGGCTGGCTGATGAACCAGCTCAACGACGGCCTGACGTCCATGAGCGGCAGCAGCGCCGTGCTGCTCGGCATCATCCTGGGCCTGATGATGGCCTTCGACATGGGTGGCCCGCTCAACAAGGTCGCCTACAGCTTCGCGGCCGCCGGCGTCGGTGCTGCGGCCACGGCCTCCGCATCGGACCCGCGCCTGAAGATCATGGCCGCCGTGATGCTCGCGGGTATGGTGCCCCCGATCGCCCTGGCGCTCGCGACCGTCGTGCGACCGCACCTGTTCAACATCCCCGAGCGTGAGAACGGCAAGGCCGGGTGGCTCCTGGGCGCGTCGTTCATCACCGAGGGTGCGATCCCGTTCGCCGCGGCCGACCCGCTGCGGGTCATCCCCGCGATCATGCTGGGCAGCGCGGTGACGGGCGGCCTCTCCGAGGCGCTCGACGTCAGCGTCCGGGCCCCGCACGGCGGCATCTTCGTGATCTTCGCCGTCAGCAACGTGTTCGGCTACCTGATCAGCCTCGCCGCCGGTGTCCTCGTCGGCAGCGCCGCCGTCATCGCCCTGAAGAGCCTGGGCCCCAGCGACGAGGACGTCGTCACCGTCTGA
- a CDS encoding HPr family phosphocarrier protein has protein sequence MPTKSVVVGSAVGLHARPAAIISEAAGDLDSEVLIGIPGDEPVDASSALLIMTLGAGNGDTVEVSSDDQAALDAIAALVEKDLDA, from the coding sequence ATGCCCACCAAGTCCGTCGTCGTCGGCTCCGCCGTCGGCCTCCACGCCCGCCCCGCCGCGATCATCTCCGAGGCCGCCGGCGACCTCGACTCCGAGGTGCTGATCGGCATCCCGGGCGACGAGCCGGTCGACGCCAGCTCGGCGCTGCTGATCATGACCCTCGGCGCCGGCAACGGCGACACGGTCGAGGTCTCCAGCGACGACCAGGCCGCGCTCGACGCGATCGCGGCCCTGGTCGAGAAGGACCTCGACGCCTGA
- a CDS encoding DUF6458 family protein, with amino-acid sequence MGYGLGVFLLAIGLILALAVTDNINSVDLTMVGWILTLAGVLVIALTAVQANRSRRSTAVVTHADGSQTVSERRDDVPPPAV; translated from the coding sequence ATGGGATACGGACTCGGTGTCTTCCTCCTCGCGATCGGCCTGATCCTGGCCCTCGCGGTGACCGACAACATCAACAGCGTCGACCTGACGATGGTCGGGTGGATCCTCACGCTCGCCGGCGTGCTCGTCATCGCCCTGACGGCCGTCCAGGCCAACCGCAGCCGCCGCTCCACGGCGGTCGTCACGCACGCCGACGGCTCCCAGACGGTCAGCGAGCGCCGTGACGACGTGCCGCCGCCCGCCGTCTGA
- a CDS encoding 1-phosphofructokinase family hexose kinase, whose protein sequence is MIVTLTPNPSHDRTVTLSAPLERGAVQRAESVTSQAGGKGVNISRASVSAGIPSLAVLPAPKDDPFVLELLAAGIDCRTVPSDGGPRVNITISEPDGTTTKLNSPGPTVTPEVLTGLLEALRRRAGTADWIVLAGSLPPGAPVDWYADLVAALREYGARIAVDTSDEPLRALVGRLPEAAPHLMKPNGEELASFTGGDPELLESDPHAAAKAAMGLVAQGVDAVLATLGPHGAVLVTAGGAWHATPPPTNVVSTVGAGDSSLFGYLLGDIQRRTPDQRLALAVAYGSAAAGLPGTTIPHPHQVKPELVTVRDLNLTLGG, encoded by the coding sequence ATGATCGTGACCCTGACCCCCAACCCCTCCCACGACCGGACGGTCACCCTGAGCGCTCCCCTGGAGCGCGGCGCGGTCCAGCGCGCCGAGTCGGTGACCTCGCAGGCCGGCGGCAAGGGCGTGAACATCTCCCGTGCCTCCGTCTCGGCCGGCATCCCGTCCCTGGCCGTCCTGCCCGCCCCCAAGGACGACCCCTTCGTCCTCGAGCTGCTCGCGGCCGGCATCGACTGCCGCACCGTCCCCAGCGACGGCGGTCCCCGCGTCAACATCACCATCAGCGAGCCCGACGGCACCACGACCAAGCTCAACAGCCCCGGCCCGACGGTCACGCCCGAGGTGCTGACCGGGCTCCTCGAGGCCCTGCGTCGCCGGGCCGGCACCGCCGACTGGATCGTGCTCGCCGGCTCGCTGCCGCCCGGCGCCCCCGTCGACTGGTACGCCGACCTGGTCGCCGCGCTCCGCGAGTACGGCGCCCGGATCGCCGTCGACACCTCCGACGAGCCGCTCCGCGCCCTGGTCGGCCGACTGCCTGAGGCCGCACCCCACCTGATGAAGCCCAACGGCGAGGAGCTCGCCTCCTTCACCGGCGGCGACCCCGAGCTGCTCGAGTCCGACCCGCACGCCGCCGCCAAGGCGGCCATGGGCCTGGTCGCGCAGGGGGTCGATGCCGTCCTGGCCACGCTCGGCCCGCACGGCGCCGTGCTCGTCACCGCAGGTGGGGCCTGGCACGCCACCCCGCCTCCCACGAACGTCGTCAGCACCGTCGGTGCCGGCGACTCCAGCCTCTTCGGCTACCTCCTCGGGGACATCCAGCGTCGGACCCCCGACCAACGACTCGCGCTCGCCGTTGCCTACGGCAGTGCGGCAGCCGGGCTGCCCGGCACCACCATCCCGCATCCCCACCAGGTCAAGCCCGAGCTCGTCACGGTGCGCGACCTCAACCTCACCCTAGGAGGGTGA
- the ptsP gene encoding phosphoenolpyruvate--protein phosphotransferase, giving the protein MVTSSDTQAQPTSPTLLRGTPVVPGVAHGPALVARGEVSPEAIAAYGVGSFADAEAALAAYDEAAAAVSEGFSRKAAKASGAAAQVLTASAGLATDKGLRGAVRKQLRAGDDLLSSVHAAVEQFVGIFTGMGGLMAERVTDLRDIERRVVAHVVGEPEPGVPVPDVPSVLVAEDLAPADTAGLDPAVVVGLVTERGGPTSHTAIIARQLGIPCIVGTAGILAVPGGTRLLVDGTAGTVEVEPDEASAEERVRTDREARAALATWSGPGRTAEGTPVKILANVADGESARTSAQAPVEGVGLFRTELCFLNRKEEPSVEEQAEIYGEVLAAFSGDKQYVVVRTLDAGSDKPVAFATHEGEENPALGVRGLRLSFSNPALLDRQLDGIAAAAQQTGTETWVMAPMVATVAEAEEFATKVRARGLKAGVMVEVPSAALLAHRMLEVVDFLSIGTNDLTQYTMAADRMATDLAHLTDPWQPAVLQLIAITAEAGRQAGKPVGVCGEAAADPLLACALVGMGITSLSMAAAAVRPVGARLATVGMQACEDAAEAALAASDPMAARAAVLEVLGG; this is encoded by the coding sequence ATGGTCACCAGTTCGGACACCCAGGCACAGCCCACGTCCCCGACCCTCCTGCGCGGCACCCCGGTCGTCCCGGGCGTGGCCCACGGGCCCGCGCTGGTCGCGCGCGGGGAGGTCTCGCCCGAGGCCATCGCGGCCTACGGGGTGGGCTCCTTCGCCGACGCCGAGGCCGCCCTCGCGGCGTACGACGAGGCGGCGGCAGCGGTCTCCGAGGGCTTCTCCCGCAAGGCGGCGAAGGCCTCGGGTGCGGCCGCGCAGGTGCTCACCGCGAGCGCCGGCCTGGCCACCGACAAGGGACTGCGCGGTGCGGTGCGCAAGCAGCTGCGGGCCGGCGACGACCTGCTGTCCTCGGTGCACGCGGCCGTCGAGCAGTTCGTGGGCATCTTCACCGGCATGGGCGGCCTGATGGCCGAGCGGGTCACCGACCTGCGCGACATCGAGCGGCGCGTGGTGGCCCACGTCGTCGGCGAGCCCGAGCCCGGCGTGCCGGTCCCCGACGTGCCGTCGGTGCTGGTGGCCGAGGACCTCGCCCCCGCCGACACCGCGGGTCTGGACCCGGCGGTCGTCGTCGGCCTGGTGACCGAGCGCGGCGGCCCGACCAGCCACACCGCGATCATTGCCCGCCAGCTCGGCATCCCGTGCATCGTCGGCACCGCCGGCATCCTGGCCGTCCCGGGCGGCACCCGCCTGCTCGTCGACGGCACCGCCGGCACGGTCGAGGTGGAGCCCGACGAGGCCTCCGCCGAGGAGCGGGTGCGCACCGACCGGGAGGCCCGCGCCGCGCTCGCGACGTGGTCCGGGCCCGGTCGCACCGCCGAGGGCACCCCGGTCAAGATCCTGGCCAACGTCGCCGACGGCGAGTCCGCCCGCACGTCCGCTCAGGCCCCGGTCGAGGGTGTCGGCCTCTTCCGCACCGAGCTGTGCTTCCTCAACCGCAAGGAGGAGCCGTCGGTGGAGGAGCAGGCCGAGATCTACGGGGAGGTGCTGGCGGCCTTCTCCGGCGACAAGCAGTACGTCGTGGTCCGCACGCTCGACGCCGGCTCCGACAAGCCGGTGGCGTTCGCGACGCACGAGGGCGAGGAGAACCCCGCCCTCGGCGTCCGCGGGCTCCGGCTCTCCTTCAGCAACCCCGCGCTGCTCGATCGCCAGCTCGACGGCATCGCGGCCGCGGCGCAGCAGACCGGCACCGAGACCTGGGTGATGGCGCCCATGGTGGCCACCGTCGCCGAGGCCGAGGAGTTCGCGACGAAGGTCCGCGCCCGCGGGCTCAAGGCCGGCGTGATGGTGGAGGTGCCGAGCGCGGCCCTGCTGGCCCACCGGATGCTCGAGGTCGTCGACTTCCTGTCCATCGGCACCAACGACCTCACGCAGTACACGATGGCCGCCGACCGGATGGCCACCGACCTCGCGCACCTCACCGACCCGTGGCAGCCCGCGGTGCTCCAGCTGATCGCGATCACGGCCGAGGCCGGGCGCCAGGCGGGCAAGCCGGTCGGGGTGTGCGGCGAGGCTGCCGCCGACCCGCTGCTGGCCTGCGCCCTGGTCGGCATGGGCATCACCTCGCTGTCGATGGCCGCGGCCGCCGTACGCCCCGTGGGTGCGCGGCTCGCGACGGTCGGGATGCAGGCCTGCGAGGACGCCGCCGAGGCCGCGCTGGCCGCCTCGGACCCGATGGCCGCGCGCGCCGCTGTGCTCGAGGTCCTCGGCGGGTAG
- a CDS encoding bifunctional riboflavin kinase/FAD synthetase, which yields MHIWRSTDEVPGDLGRTAVVIGNFDGVHLGHRHVLSRARELADEQGLTLVAVTFDPHPMAVLRPEHAPTMLTTLEHRAELLVAAGADAVLAVPFDREVADWSPEEFIVRVLVDALHAAVVVVGANFRFGNKAAGDVATLHESGATHDFVAEGIALDGGPQVWSSTYVRTCLAAGDVAGAAEALGAPYAVRGVVVRGDQRGRELGFPTANVPTNEKVTAAPADGVYAGWLRRLDTGETFPAAISVGTNPTFDGVRERRVESYVLDRTDLELYGVEVEVSFVERLRGMVAFESVEKLVEQMDDDVDRARELLGAVA from the coding sequence GTGCACATCTGGCGTTCGACCGACGAGGTCCCCGGCGACCTGGGCCGCACCGCGGTCGTCATCGGCAACTTCGACGGGGTCCATCTCGGGCACCGTCACGTCCTGTCCCGGGCCCGCGAGCTGGCCGACGAGCAGGGGCTGACCCTCGTCGCGGTCACCTTCGACCCGCACCCGATGGCGGTGCTGAGGCCCGAGCACGCCCCGACGATGCTGACCACGCTGGAGCACCGGGCCGAGCTGCTCGTCGCGGCCGGGGCCGACGCCGTGCTGGCCGTCCCGTTCGACCGGGAGGTCGCCGACTGGTCGCCGGAGGAGTTCATCGTCCGGGTCCTCGTCGACGCGCTGCACGCCGCCGTCGTGGTGGTGGGCGCCAACTTCCGCTTCGGCAACAAGGCCGCCGGCGACGTCGCGACCCTGCACGAGTCGGGGGCGACCCACGACTTCGTCGCCGAGGGGATCGCGCTCGACGGCGGTCCGCAGGTCTGGTCCTCGACCTACGTCCGCACCTGCCTGGCGGCCGGTGACGTGGCGGGTGCCGCCGAGGCGCTGGGGGCGCCGTACGCCGTGCGCGGTGTCGTCGTCCGCGGCGACCAGCGGGGGCGCGAGCTGGGCTTCCCGACGGCCAACGTGCCCACCAACGAGAAGGTGACGGCCGCCCCCGCCGACGGCGTGTACGCCGGGTGGCTGCGACGGCTCGACACCGGCGAGACGTTCCCGGCCGCGATCAGCGTCGGCACCAACCCGACCTTCGACGGGGTCCGCGAGCGCCGGGTGGAGAGCTACGTGCTCGACCGCACCGACCTCGAGCTCTACGGCGTCGAGGTCGAGGTGTCCTTCGTCGAGCGGCTGCGCGGCATGGTGGCCTTCGAGTCGGTCGAGAAGCTCGTCGAGCAGATGGACGACGACGTCGACCGGGCGCGCGAGCTGCTCGGGGCGGTCGCGTGA
- the truB gene encoding tRNA pseudouridine(55) synthase TruB — MTAGPGPVSGLVVVDKPGGMTSHDVVSRVRRLAGTRKVGHAGTLDPMATGVLVLGVNRATRLLGHLMLTEKAYSATIRLGEATTTDDAEGETTAVVDASHLDEAVVRGCLAEFVGDIEQVPTAVSAIKVDGKRAYQRVRDGEEVELKARPVTIHELEVVDVRVVGAHVDVDIAMRCSSGTYVRAVARDAGARLGVGGHLTALRRTAVGPYDLGVARTIEELTDEFVMLPIADAARAAFPARDLDETQASDVRVGRPLGIDVDGLTAVFAPEGEFLALYEPRGDVARPVAVFV, encoded by the coding sequence GTGACCGCCGGGCCCGGGCCGGTCTCCGGTCTGGTCGTCGTCGACAAGCCCGGCGGGATGACCTCGCACGACGTGGTCTCCCGCGTACGCCGGCTCGCCGGCACCCGCAAGGTCGGCCACGCCGGCACGCTCGACCCGATGGCCACCGGCGTGCTGGTCCTGGGCGTCAACCGCGCCACGCGCCTGCTCGGCCACCTGATGCTGACCGAGAAGGCCTACTCCGCCACGATCCGGCTCGGCGAGGCGACCACGACCGATGACGCCGAGGGGGAGACCACGGCCGTCGTCGACGCGAGCCACCTCGACGAGGCCGTCGTCCGGGGCTGCCTCGCGGAGTTCGTCGGCGACATCGAGCAGGTGCCGACCGCGGTCTCGGCGATCAAGGTCGACGGCAAGCGCGCCTACCAGCGCGTCCGGGACGGCGAGGAGGTCGAGCTCAAGGCCCGGCCGGTCACCATCCACGAGCTCGAGGTCGTCGACGTGCGGGTGGTCGGCGCGCACGTCGACGTCGACATCGCGATGCGCTGCTCGAGCGGCACCTACGTCCGCGCGGTCGCCCGCGACGCCGGCGCCCGGCTCGGGGTGGGCGGCCACCTGACCGCCCTGCGGCGTACCGCCGTCGGGCCCTACGACCTCGGCGTCGCCCGCACGATCGAGGAGCTGACCGATGAGTTCGTGATGCTCCCGATCGCGGACGCCGCGCGTGCGGCGTTCCCGGCGCGCGACCTCGACGAGACCCAGGCATCGGACGTGCGGGTCGGGCGGCCGCTCGGGATCGACGTGGACGGGCTGACGGCGGTGTTCGCGCCCGAGGGGGAGTTCCTCGCGCTCTACGAGCCCCGCGGCGACGTGGCCCGTCCGGTCGCCGTCTTCGTCTGA